A genome region from Schaalia sp. 19OD2882 includes the following:
- the cimA gene encoding citramalate synthase produces the protein MDAAPHVALYDTTLRDGAQQEGISLSVADKLAALEVLDDLGVDVVEGGWPGAIPKDTEFFARAAKVALRHARLAAFGATVKAGQDPASDPQVLALRDCGAPIVTLVAKSDPRHVVKALRTGLDENLRMVCDTVRFLREAGREVVVDLEHFFDGLAADPQYGYAVMCEAARAGASTVVPCDTNGGNLPGVIGQVVESARARLDAAGFEDVVLGIHAHNDTGCAVANSLIAVEAGARQVQGTVNGYGERTGNANLLTCAANIELKTRWTCLPEGSLAKLDRVSHRVAELVNIAPHPRDPYVGRSAFAHKAGLHASAIRVDADLYQHIDPALVGNDMRMLVSEMAGRASVELKAAELGVDLAGDTSVAARVAAKVRGREAEGYTYDAADASFELLLRHELGRLPAFVRVESWKVMTQEIAEVQGEPFTQSEATVKVHTDRRHIRTAEGNGPVNALDRALRHVLTRDYPVAASFRLTDFKVRILEENRAGTDATTRVLVTMGDGHRSWTTVGVGTDVIEASWEALFDPTGGGCWLPAWSPCWRSDTGHPCCCPIGGESRCEGAARSGSVLGSPAPPQPGGDGWIICLRYC, from the coding sequence GTGGACGCCGCACCCCACGTCGCCCTGTACGACACCACTCTGCGTGACGGAGCCCAACAGGAGGGGATCTCCCTGTCGGTGGCCGACAAACTCGCCGCCCTGGAGGTCCTCGACGACCTCGGTGTCGACGTGGTCGAAGGCGGATGGCCGGGAGCCATCCCCAAGGACACTGAGTTCTTCGCCCGCGCGGCCAAGGTCGCACTGCGCCATGCGCGTCTGGCGGCCTTCGGGGCCACCGTCAAGGCCGGGCAGGACCCCGCTTCCGACCCGCAGGTCCTGGCTCTTCGCGACTGCGGGGCGCCCATTGTCACACTGGTCGCCAAGTCCGATCCCCGCCACGTCGTCAAGGCCCTGCGCACGGGCTTGGACGAGAATCTGCGCATGGTCTGCGACACCGTCCGATTCCTTCGCGAAGCCGGACGTGAGGTGGTCGTCGACCTCGAACACTTCTTCGACGGCCTGGCCGCGGACCCGCAGTACGGGTACGCGGTCATGTGCGAGGCCGCCCGGGCCGGGGCCTCCACCGTGGTCCCCTGCGACACGAATGGCGGAAACCTGCCGGGCGTCATCGGCCAGGTCGTCGAAAGCGCTCGGGCCCGCCTGGACGCCGCCGGATTCGAGGACGTGGTCCTGGGCATCCACGCGCACAACGACACCGGCTGCGCGGTGGCCAATTCCCTCATTGCGGTGGAGGCGGGCGCGCGCCAGGTCCAGGGCACGGTCAACGGCTACGGTGAACGCACCGGCAACGCGAATCTGCTCACGTGCGCCGCGAACATCGAACTCAAGACCCGGTGGACCTGCCTGCCCGAAGGCTCCTTGGCGAAGTTGGACCGGGTCTCCCATCGGGTGGCCGAGTTGGTGAACATCGCCCCGCACCCGCGTGACCCCTACGTGGGGCGCAGTGCTTTCGCCCACAAGGCGGGTCTGCACGCCAGCGCCATCCGCGTGGACGCCGACCTGTACCAGCACATCGACCCGGCGCTGGTGGGCAATGACATGAGGATGCTGGTCTCCGAGATGGCGGGTCGCGCCTCGGTGGAACTCAAGGCCGCCGAACTGGGCGTGGACTTGGCCGGTGACACCTCGGTGGCGGCCCGCGTGGCCGCCAAGGTCAGGGGCCGCGAGGCCGAGGGTTACACCTACGATGCGGCCGACGCCTCCTTCGAGCTGCTGCTGCGCCATGAGCTGGGGCGCTTGCCCGCATTCGTGCGCGTGGAGTCGTGGAAGGTCATGACCCAGGAGATCGCCGAGGTCCAGGGGGAGCCCTTCACCCAGTCGGAGGCCACCGTCAAGGTCCACACCGACCGGCGCCACATCCGCACCGCGGAAGGCAACGGCCCGGTCAACGCCCTGGACCGGGCCCTGCGTCACGTCCTGACCCGCGACTACCCGGTGGCCGCCTCCTTCAGGCTCACCGACTTCAAAGTGCGCATCCTCGAAGAGAATCGTGCCGGCACCGATGCCACCACCCGCGTCCTGGTGACGATGGGCGACGGGCACCGGTCGTGGACCACTGTGGGTGTGGGCACCGACGTCATCGAGGCGTCGTGGGAGGCTCTCTTCGACCCTACTGGTGGGGGCTGTTGGCTGCCGGCGTGGAGCCCATGTTGGCGCAGTGACACCGGCCACCCGTGCTGCTGTCCGATTGGTGGAGAGAGCCGGTGCGAGGGCGCGGCTCGAAGCGGATCGGTACTCGGTTCTCCGGCCCCACCGCAGCCGGGGGGCGATGGGTGGATCATTTGTTTGAGATATTGTTGA